The following are encoded together in the Tamandua tetradactyla isolate mTamTet1 chromosome 14, mTamTet1.pri, whole genome shotgun sequence genome:
- the EFS gene encoding embryonal Fyn-associated substrate, producing MAIATSAQLARALYDNTAESPQELSFRRGDVLRVLQREGAGGLDGWCLCSLHGQQGIVPANRVKLLPAGPAPKSGLSQAPAAHPLPEHGNEDQEVYVVPPPARPCPTSGALVGPCLPSPDPIYKVPRGSGTQMTAPREALEIYDVPPTALRVPPSDPYDCPASFSRPLAWVAPHSPGEDEAPYDVPLAPKPPTEMEPDLEWEGGREPGPPLYTAPSNLKRASALLNLYEAPEEVLADEEGGSTDEGIYDVPLLGPEAPPSPEPPGASACCDVDTLTLLLARSSPSTPRPRLPSAESLSRRPLPALPVPEAPSPSPAPSPAPGRKGSIQDRPLPPPPPHLPGYGAPKAEGASAGGEMEDDPAGHNNEYEGIPLAEEYDYVHLKGVDKAQGSRPVDKVFPGDPELLERELPEQQETLSSAEQLALPAGDLQLLHFYAGQCQSHYSALQAAVAALMSSTQANQPPRLFVPHGKRVVVAAHRLVFVGDTLGRLAASAPLRAQVGAAGTALGQALRATVLAVKGAALGYPSSPAAREMAQRVAELAGWALRFTTLLTSLAP from the exons ATGGCCATAGCCACGTCG GCCCAGCTGGCCCGGGCGCTCTACGACAACACTGCTGAGTCTCCCCAGGAGCTGTCTTTCCGCCGAGGGGATGTGCTGCGGGTACTACAGAGGGAGGGTGCTGGCGGGCTGGACGGCTGGTGCCTCTGCTCCCTGCATGGCCAGCAGGGCATCGTGCCTGCCAACAGAGTGAAGCTCCTTCCTGCTGGCCCAGCACCCAAGTCCGGCCTCTCTCAGGCGCCTGCAGCCCATCCATTGCCTGAGCATGGCAATGAGGACCAGGAG GTGTATGTGGTACCACCCCCAGCTCGGCCCTGTCCCACCTCAGGAGCCCTGGTTGGACCCTGCCTGCCCTCCCCTGACCCCATCTACAAAGTCCCGAGAGGCAGTGGGACCCAGATGACTGCTCCCAGAGAAGCCTTGGAG ATCTACGACGTGCCCCCCACTGCCCTCCGGGTTCCCCCCAGTGACCCCTATGACTGCCCTGCCTCCTTTTCCCGCCCTCTGGCCTGGGTGGCCCCGCACTCCCCTGGAGAAGACGAAGCTCCCTACGATGTGCCTCTGGCCCCAAAGCCACCTACAGAAATGGAGCCAGATCTGGAGTGGGAGGGGGGCCGGGAACCAGGCCCTCCCCTCTATACTGCCCCCTCCAACCTGAAACGGGCATCGGCCCTGCTCAATCTGTATGAAGCGCCCGAGGAAGTGCTGGCTGATGAGGAAGGCGGGAGCACCGACGAGGGCATCTACGATGTGCCCCTGCTGGGCCCAGAGGCACCGCCTTCTCCAGAGCCCCCAGGTGCCTCGGCCTGCTGTGACGTGGACACTTTGACACTGCTTCTGGCCAGAAGCTCTCCCTCTACCCCCAGGCCCCGGCTGCCCTCTGCTGAGAGCCTGTCCCGCCGCCCTCTGCCTGCCTTGCCTGTCCCCGaggcccccagcccttctccagcTCCGTCTCCTGCCCCAGGCCGAAAGGGCAGTATCCAGGACCGGCCTctacccccgcccccacctcatCTGCCCGGCTATGGGGCCCCCAAGGCTGAAGGGGCTTCGGCGGGTGGGGAAATGGAGGATGATCCAGCAGGACACAACAATGAGTACGAGGGCATTCCGCTGGCTGAGGAGTATGACTACGTCCACTTGAAG GGTGTGGATAAAGCTCAGGGATCTAGGCCTGTGGATAAGGTCTTCCCCGGGGATCCTGAACTGCTGGAGAGGGAGCTGCCGGAGCAGCAG GAGACCCTGTCCTCAGCGGAGCAGCTGGCTCTGCCTGCCGGAGATCTTCAGCTGCTGCACTTCTATGCTGGACAATGCCAGAGCCACTACTCTGCGCTGCAGGCAGCCGTGGCGGCCCTGATGTCCAGTACCCAGGCCAACCAGCCCCCGCGCCTCTTCGTGCCCCACGGCAAGCGGGTGGTGGTGGCGGCTCACCGCTTGGTGTTTGTTGGGGacaccctgggccggctggcggCCTCTGCTCCTCTGAGAGCCCAGGTCGGGGCCGCAGGCACAGCGCTGGGCCAGGCACTGCGGGCCACAGTTCTGGCTGTCAAGGGGGCCGCCCTGGGCTACCCGTCCAGCCCTGCGGCCCGAGAGATGGCGCAGCGTGTGGCTGAGCTGGCGGGGTGGGCCCTGCGGTTCACCACCCTGCTCACCAGCCTGGCCCCCTGA
- the SLC22A17 gene encoding solute carrier family 22 member 17 isoform X1, translating into MGSSLSLAVPPGPLSFEALLAQVGALGGGQQLQLGLCCLPVLFVALGMASDPIFTLAPPLHCHYGGFAPNASSWEQSPNVSGVSVSSAALAASAASRVASSTDPSCSGFAPPDFNHCLKDWDYNGLPVLTTNAIGQWDLVCDLGWQVILEQILFILGFASGYLFLGYPADRFGRRGIVLLTLGLVGPCGVGGAAAGSSTGVMALRFLLGFLLAGVDLGVYLMRLELCDPTQRLRVALAGELVGVGGHFLFLGLALVSKDWRFLQRMITAPCILFLFYGWPGLFLESARWLIVKRQIEEAQSVLRILAERNRPHGQMLGEEAQEALQELENTCPLPATSSFSFASLLNYRNIWKNLLILGFTNFIAHAIRHCYQPVGGGGSPSDFYLCSLLASGTAALACVFLGVTVDRFGRRGILLLSMTLTGIASLILLGLWDYLNEAAITTFSVLGLFSSQAAGILSTLLAAEVIPTTVRGRGLGLIMALGALGGLSDPAQRLHMGHGAFLQHVVLAACALLCILSIMLLPETKRKLLPEVLRDGELCRRPSLLRQPPPNRCDHVPLLATPNPAL; encoded by the exons ATGGGCAGCAGCCTGTCGCTGGCCGTGCCCCCCGGACCGCTCAGCTTTGAGGCGCTGCTCGCCCAGGTGGGGGCGCTGGGCGGCGGCCAGCAGCTGCAGCTCGGCCTCTGCTGCCTGCCAGTGCTCTTCGTGGCGCTGGGCATGGCCTCGGACCCCATCTTCACGCTAGCACCCCCACTGCACTGCCATTACGGAGGCTTCGCCCCCAACGCGTCTAGCTGGGAACAGTCCCCCAACGTCAGCGGCGTCAGTGTCTCAAGCGCGGCCCTAGCGGCCAGTGCCGCCAGCCGCGTCGCTTCCAGTACGGACCCCTCGTGCAGCGGCTTCGCCCCGCCAGACTTCAACCATTGTCTCAAGGACTGGGACTATAACGGCCTGCCCGTGCTCACCACGAACGCCATTGGCCAG TGGGATCTGGTGTGTGACCTGGGCTGGCAGGTGATCCTGGAACAGATCCTCTTCATCTTGGGCTTTGCCTCTGGCTACCTGTTCCTGGGCTACCCTGCGGACAG GTTTGGACGTCGTGGGATTGTACTGCTGACCTTGGGGCTGGTAGGCCCCTGTGGAGTTGGGGGTGCTGCTGCAGGCTCCTCAACAGGCGTCATGGCCCTCCGATTCCTCCTGGGTTTTCTGCTAGCCGGCGTTGACCTTGGCGTTTACCTGATGC GCCTGGAGCTGTGCGACCCAACCCAGAGGCTTCGGGTGGCCCTGGCAGGGgaattggtgggggtggggggtcactTCCTGTTCCTGGGCCTAGCCCTCGTCTCTAAGGACTGGCGATTTCTGCAGCGAATGATCACTGCTCCCTGCATCCTCTTCCTGTTTTATGG ctggccTGGTCTGTTTCTGGAGTCCGCACGGTGGCTGATAGTGAAGCGGCAGATCGAGGAGGCCCAGTCGGTGCTGAGGATCCTGGCTGAGCGGAACCGTCCGCATGGGCAGATGCTGGGGGAGGAGGCCCAGGAGGCCCTGCAAG AACTGGAGAACACCTGCCCTCTCCCTGCAACGTCTTCCTTTTCCTTCGCTTCCCTCCTCAACTACCGCAATATCTGGAAAAATCTGCTTATCCTGGGCTTCACCAA CTTCATTGCCCATGCCATCCGCCACTGCTACCAGCcggtgggaggaggagggagccCGTCGGACTTCTACCTGTGCTCCCTGCTGGCCAGCGGCACGGCGGCCCTGGCCTGCGTCTTCCTGGGCGTCACTGTGGACCGATTTGGTCGCCGGGGCATCCTGCTTCTCTCGATGACCCTCACTGGCATTGCGTCCCTGATCCTGCTGGGCCTGTGGGACT ATCTGAATGAGGCTGCCATCACCACCTTCTCTGTCCTCGGCCTCTTCTCCTCCCAAGCTGCTGGCATCCTCAGCACCCTCCTTGCTGCTGAAGTCATCCCTACCACCGTCAG GGGCCGCGGCCTGGGCCTGATCATGGCACTGGGGGCGCTTGGAGGGCTGAGTGACCCGGCCCAGCGCCTCCACATGGGCCACGGAGCCTTCCTGCAGCACGTGGTGCTGGCAGCCTGCGCCCTCCTCTGCATCCTCAGCATCATGCTTCTGCCTGAGACCAAGCGCAAGCTCTTGCCTGAGGTGCTCCGGGACGGGGAGCTGTGCCGCCGGCCCTCCCTGCTGCGGCAGCCACCCCCTAACCGCTGCGACCATGTCCCGCTGCTTGCCACCCCCAACCCCGCCCTCTGA
- the SLC22A17 gene encoding solute carrier family 22 member 17 isoform X2, with amino-acid sequence MGSSLSLAVPPGPLSFEALLAQVGALGGGQQLQLGLCCLPVLFVALGMASDPIFTLAPPLHCHYGGFAPNASSWEQSPNVSGVSVSSAALAASAASRVASSTDPSCSGFAPPDFNHCLKDWDYNGLPVLTTNAIGQWDLVCDLGWQVILEQILFILGFASGYLFLGYPADRFGRRGIVLLTLGLVGPCGVGGAAAGSSTGVMALRFLLGFLLAGVDLGVYLMRLELCDPTQRLRVALAGELVGVGGHFLFLGLALVSKDWRFLQRMITAPCILFLFYGWPGLFLESARWLIVKRQIEEAQSVLRILAERNRPHGQMLGEEAQEALQDLNEAAITTFSVLGLFSSQAAGILSTLLAAEVIPTTVRGRGLGLIMALGALGGLSDPAQRLHMGHGAFLQHVVLAACALLCILSIMLLPETKRKLLPEVLRDGELCRRPSLLRQPPPNRCDHVPLLATPNPAL; translated from the exons ATGGGCAGCAGCCTGTCGCTGGCCGTGCCCCCCGGACCGCTCAGCTTTGAGGCGCTGCTCGCCCAGGTGGGGGCGCTGGGCGGCGGCCAGCAGCTGCAGCTCGGCCTCTGCTGCCTGCCAGTGCTCTTCGTGGCGCTGGGCATGGCCTCGGACCCCATCTTCACGCTAGCACCCCCACTGCACTGCCATTACGGAGGCTTCGCCCCCAACGCGTCTAGCTGGGAACAGTCCCCCAACGTCAGCGGCGTCAGTGTCTCAAGCGCGGCCCTAGCGGCCAGTGCCGCCAGCCGCGTCGCTTCCAGTACGGACCCCTCGTGCAGCGGCTTCGCCCCGCCAGACTTCAACCATTGTCTCAAGGACTGGGACTATAACGGCCTGCCCGTGCTCACCACGAACGCCATTGGCCAG TGGGATCTGGTGTGTGACCTGGGCTGGCAGGTGATCCTGGAACAGATCCTCTTCATCTTGGGCTTTGCCTCTGGCTACCTGTTCCTGGGCTACCCTGCGGACAG GTTTGGACGTCGTGGGATTGTACTGCTGACCTTGGGGCTGGTAGGCCCCTGTGGAGTTGGGGGTGCTGCTGCAGGCTCCTCAACAGGCGTCATGGCCCTCCGATTCCTCCTGGGTTTTCTGCTAGCCGGCGTTGACCTTGGCGTTTACCTGATGC GCCTGGAGCTGTGCGACCCAACCCAGAGGCTTCGGGTGGCCCTGGCAGGGgaattggtgggggtggggggtcactTCCTGTTCCTGGGCCTAGCCCTCGTCTCTAAGGACTGGCGATTTCTGCAGCGAATGATCACTGCTCCCTGCATCCTCTTCCTGTTTTATGG ctggccTGGTCTGTTTCTGGAGTCCGCACGGTGGCTGATAGTGAAGCGGCAGATCGAGGAGGCCCAGTCGGTGCTGAGGATCCTGGCTGAGCGGAACCGTCCGCATGGGCAGATGCTGGGGGAGGAGGCCCAGGAGGCCCTGCAAG ATCTGAATGAGGCTGCCATCACCACCTTCTCTGTCCTCGGCCTCTTCTCCTCCCAAGCTGCTGGCATCCTCAGCACCCTCCTTGCTGCTGAAGTCATCCCTACCACCGTCAG GGGCCGCGGCCTGGGCCTGATCATGGCACTGGGGGCGCTTGGAGGGCTGAGTGACCCGGCCCAGCGCCTCCACATGGGCCACGGAGCCTTCCTGCAGCACGTGGTGCTGGCAGCCTGCGCCCTCCTCTGCATCCTCAGCATCATGCTTCTGCCTGAGACCAAGCGCAAGCTCTTGCCTGAGGTGCTCCGGGACGGGGAGCTGTGCCGCCGGCCCTCCCTGCTGCGGCAGCCACCCCCTAACCGCTGCGACCATGTCCCGCTGCTTGCCACCCCCAACCCCGCCCTCTGA
- the PABPN1 gene encoding polyadenylate-binding protein 2 isoform X3, with amino-acid sequence MEEEAEKLKELQNEVEKQMNMSPPPGNAGPVIMSIEEKMEADARSIYVGNVDYGATAEELEAHFHGCGSVNRVTILCDKFSGHPKGFAYIEFSDKESVRTSLALDESLFRGRQIKVIPKRTNRPGISTTDRGFPRARYRARTTNYNSSRSRFYSGFNSRPRGRVYRGRARATSWYSPY; translated from the exons ATGGAGGAAGAAGCTGAGAAGCTGAAGGAGCTGCAGAACGAGGTAGAGAAGCAGATGAATATGAGTCCACCTCCAGGCAATG CTGGCCCAGTGATCATGTCCATTGAAGAGAAGATGGAGGCTGATGCTCGTTCCATTTATGTTGGCAAT GTGGACTATGGTGCGACAGCAGAAGAGCTGGAAGCACACTTTCATGGCTGTGGTTCAGTCAACCGTGTTACTATACTTTGTGACAAATTCAGTGGCCATCCCAAAGG GTTTGCGTATATAGAGTTCTCAGACAAAGAGTCAGTGAGGACCTCCCTGGCCTTAGATGAGTCCCTTTTTAGAGGAAGACAAATCAAG GTGATCCCCAAACGAACCAACAGACCAGGCATCAGCACAACAGACCGGGGTTTCCCCAGAGCCCGCTACCGTGCCCGGACCACCAACTACAACAGTTCCCGTTCTCGGTTCTACAGTGGTTTCAACAGCAGGCCCCGGGGTCGTGTCTACAG GGGCCGGGCTAGAGCGACATCATGGTATTCCCCTTACTAA
- the PABPN1 gene encoding polyadenylate-binding protein 2 isoform X2, producing the protein MDDEVILSTLSNCDYASSPPDPEELEAIKARVREMEEEAEKLKELQNEVEKQMNMSPPPGNAGPVIMSIEEKMEADARSIYVGNVDYGATAEELEAHFHGCGSVNRVTILCDKFSGHPKGFAYIEFSDKESVRTSLALDESLFRGRQIKVIPKRTNRPGISTTDRGFPRARYRARTTNYNSSRSRFYSGFNSRPRGRVYRGRARATSWYSPY; encoded by the exons ATGGATGACGAAGTAATTTTAAGCACTTTAAGCAACTGTGATTATGCCTCAAGTCCTCCAGATCCTGAG GAGCTGGAAGCGATCAAAGCTCGTGTCAGAGAGATGGAGGAAGAAGCTGAGAAGCTGAAGGAGCTGCAGAACGAGGTAGAGAAGCAGATGAATATGAGTCCACCTCCAGGCAATG CTGGCCCAGTGATCATGTCCATTGAAGAGAAGATGGAGGCTGATGCTCGTTCCATTTATGTTGGCAAT GTGGACTATGGTGCGACAGCAGAAGAGCTGGAAGCACACTTTCATGGCTGTGGTTCAGTCAACCGTGTTACTATACTTTGTGACAAATTCAGTGGCCATCCCAAAGG GTTTGCGTATATAGAGTTCTCAGACAAAGAGTCAGTGAGGACCTCCCTGGCCTTAGATGAGTCCCTTTTTAGAGGAAGACAAATCAAG GTGATCCCCAAACGAACCAACAGACCAGGCATCAGCACAACAGACCGGGGTTTCCCCAGAGCCCGCTACCGTGCCCGGACCACCAACTACAACAGTTCCCGTTCTCGGTTCTACAGTGGTTTCAACAGCAGGCCCCGGGGTCGTGTCTACAG GGGCCGGGCTAGAGCGACATCATGGTATTCCCCTTACTAA
- the PABPN1 gene encoding polyadenylate-binding protein 2 isoform X1: MAAAAAAAAAAVAAGGRGSGPGRRRHLVPGAGGEAGEGAPGGAGDYGNGLESEELEPGELLLEPEPEPEPEEEPPRPRAPPGAPGPGPGSGAPGSQEEEEEPGLVEGDPGDGAIEDPELEAIKARVREMEEEAEKLKELQNEVEKQMNMSPPPGNAGPVIMSIEEKMEADARSIYVGNVDYGATAEELEAHFHGCGSVNRVTILCDKFSGHPKGFAYIEFSDKESVRTSLALDESLFRGRQIKVIPKRTNRPGISTTDRGFPRARYRARTTNYNSSRSRFYSGFNSRPRGRVYRGRARATSWYSPY, translated from the exons atggcggcggcggcggcggcggcagcagcagcggTGGCTGCGGGCGGTCGGGGCTCCGGGCCGGGGCGGCGGCGCCATCTTGTGCCCGGGGCCGGTGGGGAGGCCGGGGAGGGGGCCCCGGGGGGCGCAGGGGACTACGGGAACGGCCTGGAGTCGGAGGAACTGGAGCCTGGGGAGCTGCTGCTGGAGCCCGAGCCAGAGCCCGAGCCCGAAGAGGAGCCGCCCCGGCCCCGCGCCCCCCCGGGAGCTCCGGGCCCTGGGCCTGGCTCGGGAGCCCCCGGcagccaggaggaggaggaggagccggGACTGGTCGAGGGTGACCCGGGGGACGGCGCCATTGAGGACCCG GAGCTGGAAGCGATCAAAGCTCGTGTCAGAGAGATGGAGGAAGAAGCTGAGAAGCTGAAGGAGCTGCAGAACGAGGTAGAGAAGCAGATGAATATGAGTCCACCTCCAGGCAATG CTGGCCCAGTGATCATGTCCATTGAAGAGAAGATGGAGGCTGATGCTCGTTCCATTTATGTTGGCAAT GTGGACTATGGTGCGACAGCAGAAGAGCTGGAAGCACACTTTCATGGCTGTGGTTCAGTCAACCGTGTTACTATACTTTGTGACAAATTCAGTGGCCATCCCAAAGG GTTTGCGTATATAGAGTTCTCAGACAAAGAGTCAGTGAGGACCTCCCTGGCCTTAGATGAGTCCCTTTTTAGAGGAAGACAAATCAAG GTGATCCCCAAACGAACCAACAGACCAGGCATCAGCACAACAGACCGGGGTTTCCCCAGAGCCCGCTACCGTGCCCGGACCACCAACTACAACAGTTCCCGTTCTCGGTTCTACAGTGGTTTCAACAGCAGGCCCCGGGGTCGTGTCTACAG GGGCCGGGCTAGAGCGACATCATGGTATTCCCCTTACTAA